A single genomic interval of Cellvibrio sp. PSBB023 harbors:
- the truA gene encoding tRNA pseudouridine(38-40) synthase TruA translates to MSDNYVPDSKPYTRSGEVVADTLWPEGMHRIALGIEYKGTDYHGFQVQPNGVKTVQQALEKALSRIADEPISLVCAGRTDAGVHATNQVIHFDTLAVRPEKAWLRGTRPHLPDSVSVRWVKEVVPQFHARFSAHNRTYRYLLTDARTPSGLLHDQITWSSRPLTVELMRAAAAYLVGRHDFTSFRATQCQAKSPVRRIEYLHIARRGDLIVLEVQANAFLHHMVRNIVGVLMAVGAGDKPPEWVADVLAARDRSAGGVTAKPFGLYLVGVEYPAAFELPKASPGPLYFPEPLGGFAGRD, encoded by the coding sequence ATGAGCGATAACTACGTACCCGATTCAAAACCCTATACACGTAGCGGTGAAGTTGTTGCAGATACCCTGTGGCCTGAGGGAATGCACCGGATTGCGCTGGGGATTGAATATAAAGGAACGGATTATCATGGGTTTCAGGTTCAGCCTAACGGGGTGAAAACAGTACAGCAAGCCCTGGAAAAGGCGCTCTCGCGTATTGCCGATGAACCAATTTCCTTGGTGTGTGCAGGCAGGACGGATGCCGGAGTGCATGCTACGAATCAAGTTATTCACTTTGATACCCTGGCCGTTCGACCAGAGAAAGCATGGCTGCGTGGTACGCGTCCACACTTGCCGGACTCGGTTAGCGTGCGTTGGGTTAAAGAAGTGGTGCCGCAATTTCATGCCCGCTTTAGTGCGCATAATCGCACCTATAGGTACCTACTAACTGATGCGCGAACCCCATCGGGGTTGCTACATGATCAGATCACTTGGTCGTCGCGTCCTTTGACCGTTGAGTTGATGCGTGCCGCAGCAGCCTATTTGGTTGGTCGGCACGACTTTACATCGTTTCGTGCAACCCAGTGTCAGGCGAAAAGCCCTGTGCGACGAATAGAGTATTTGCATATTGCACGGCGTGGTGACCTGATTGTTCTTGAGGTGCAGGCGAATGCATTTTTGCATCACATGGTACGCAATATTGTCGGTGTGCTCATGGCGGTAGGGGCGGGCGATAAGCCTCCCGAATGGGTTGCCGATGTGCTGGCTGCGCGTGACCGCAGTGCTGGTGGTGTGACGGCCAAGCCTTTTGGTTTGTATTTGGTTGGTGTTGAATATCCTGCCGCTTTTGAATTGCCCAAGGCATCGCCGGGGCCTTTATATTTTCCTGAGCCGCTTGGTGGTTTCGCTGGCCGGGATTAG
- a CDS encoding FimV/HubP family polar landmark protein translates to MRLRQLVLACGLSSFVLSPYVSALGLGEVKLKSSLNQPLEAEVKLLDTRDLTAEQILVTLASPADFERNGVDRLYFYTELQFQVDLESADGPKVIIRSRNPVREPYLNFLIEARWTAGRLLREYTLLMDLPTFEEDAKPASVNTPAATASPRYQPAPTAVPRPSSSSSGASPSRPSAKPSLSGDQYEVRANDTLWEIALRARPNSSVSVHQSMMALYRANPDAFINGDINKLRRGQVLRIPDASDMTSLPKADAVSQFAQATGDSNYGAQLNASRRSNTARTESTEISGRVKLAAPSAGTNTSGQGSGANDGSGRALEGELAATLEELDKTKSENTELGARVKDLEAQIETMERLVAVSNEKLRALQVAAGQEVAPAEAASVQSAAPAEVAAVSSAASSVAAVAPPQPAPPKPKPVVQQPVPEPGIVDSLKENPLWLALAALGVFGAGAAAYAYRRRKQAEEEQIEEDDVFALDDSVGEPEDLTLQNEDDIGELADTSSLFEEEAETTAVAETGDVVGEADIYIAYGKLDQAEEMLLNALEKDPQSADIRMKLLEVYAQQQNAPAFDKHYSVLLPIAGAALLSRASELRETISSAGDFAGAATDAAVADNDFNTDFSLDNLELDGLDLDDLHAPSGSEQNVAAESIAEDEFNFDFDLDLDDDEATIASLEPAETAGTANEVSAFDFDLTEDETNLQTESDDASELSLALDQLASTTADAPVEPKALDIDEDFSFDFEDDLNLADSLPETEVPESLEVVADDFNLDMNVDDVDLAALDHEMESLDVDFDDEPAIADFAAAEIAKDEAAPGVDLDDDVFPLHTDADFGLMAEDLGSTKLVLTDDLDKGDDVRFDAGLLDTTESELSTEVSGASIDLDDAEFELPESSLDFDSLNEELAALDEQSFTYELHAGSEEVIDLELHDEIPSALNNLDDLQAFAETLEEPQSLQSTPEFEQPLGEDQDEDLFAEALSDFNTESDELNIDAYSSDESTLADLSDEEMDSELDFLADADEAATKLDLARAYIDMGDTEGAKDILSEVVNEGSEEQRNEANELLGRIV, encoded by the coding sequence ATGCGTCTTCGTCAGTTGGTTTTAGCCTGTGGTCTTTCGTCCTTTGTGCTGTCACCTTATGTCAGTGCTCTGGGGTTAGGTGAGGTTAAACTCAAGTCATCACTCAATCAGCCTCTTGAAGCAGAAGTAAAACTGCTGGATACGCGCGATTTAACCGCAGAGCAGATTCTGGTGACCTTGGCATCGCCAGCTGACTTTGAGCGAAATGGTGTTGACCGCCTCTATTTCTACACCGAGCTGCAATTTCAGGTTGACCTTGAATCGGCTGATGGTCCCAAAGTCATTATTCGCTCGCGCAATCCGGTGCGTGAGCCCTATCTGAATTTCCTCATTGAGGCGCGCTGGACTGCAGGTCGCCTCTTGCGCGAATACACCTTGTTGATGGATTTGCCTACATTCGAAGAGGATGCCAAACCAGCGTCTGTGAATACGCCTGCGGCGACAGCATCGCCGCGCTATCAACCAGCTCCAACCGCGGTGCCACGGCCATCAAGCTCTTCCTCTGGTGCATCCCCATCACGTCCTTCAGCAAAACCTTCCTTAAGTGGCGATCAATACGAAGTGCGTGCAAACGATACTCTGTGGGAGATTGCACTGCGTGCTCGTCCCAATTCGAGCGTTTCTGTACATCAAAGTATGATGGCGCTGTATCGTGCCAATCCCGATGCCTTTATCAATGGCGACATCAACAAGTTGCGCCGTGGCCAGGTGTTGCGTATTCCTGATGCCAGCGATATGACGTCACTTCCTAAAGCGGATGCTGTGAGTCAATTTGCCCAGGCAACTGGCGATTCAAATTACGGTGCACAGCTAAATGCTTCGCGTCGTTCAAATACCGCGCGTACAGAATCTACAGAAATTAGCGGTCGGGTTAAGCTGGCTGCACCTTCCGCAGGTACAAATACTTCGGGTCAAGGCAGTGGTGCCAACGATGGTTCCGGGCGCGCACTTGAAGGTGAGTTGGCAGCTACTCTGGAAGAGTTGGATAAAACCAAGTCTGAAAATACCGAGCTGGGTGCTCGGGTAAAAGATCTTGAAGCTCAAATCGAAACAATGGAGCGCCTTGTTGCGGTAAGTAATGAGAAATTGCGTGCGCTTCAAGTAGCTGCCGGGCAAGAGGTTGCGCCAGCAGAAGCGGCGTCAGTGCAATCTGCTGCGCCTGCAGAGGTTGCTGCCGTATCTTCGGCTGCATCCAGTGTAGCGGCGGTTGCTCCACCGCAGCCAGCGCCCCCGAAACCTAAACCTGTTGTACAACAACCTGTGCCAGAGCCAGGCATTGTTGATTCCCTGAAAGAGAATCCACTGTGGTTGGCATTGGCTGCCTTGGGTGTTTTTGGTGCGGGAGCGGCAGCCTATGCATACCGTCGCCGCAAGCAGGCTGAAGAAGAACAAATTGAAGAAGATGATGTTTTTGCGTTGGATGATTCTGTGGGTGAGCCAGAAGATCTGACTTTGCAAAATGAGGATGACATCGGCGAATTGGCTGATACTTCTTCATTGTTTGAGGAAGAAGCTGAAACAACTGCTGTTGCTGAAACGGGCGATGTAGTGGGTGAAGCTGATATTTACATCGCTTATGGAAAGTTGGATCAAGCAGAGGAAATGCTGCTTAACGCGCTGGAGAAAGATCCGCAATCAGCCGATATCCGCATGAAATTGCTGGAGGTTTATGCGCAACAGCAAAATGCGCCCGCTTTTGATAAGCATTACTCGGTGCTGTTGCCTATCGCAGGTGCCGCGCTGCTTTCTCGTGCATCTGAACTGCGCGAAACTATTTCCAGTGCGGGTGATTTTGCAGGGGCAGCGACAGATGCGGCGGTTGCCGACAATGATTTTAATACCGACTTTTCGTTGGATAATCTGGAGCTGGATGGCCTTGATCTGGATGACTTGCATGCACCGTCAGGCAGTGAACAGAATGTTGCTGCCGAATCAATTGCCGAGGATGAGTTCAACTTTGATTTCGATTTGGATCTGGATGATGACGAGGCAACTATTGCATCACTTGAACCTGCGGAGACAGCAGGTACTGCAAATGAAGTGTCGGCATTTGATTTTGATCTGACAGAAGATGAAACCAATCTGCAAACTGAGTCAGATGATGCATCCGAACTTTCATTAGCGTTGGATCAATTGGCAAGTACAACAGCTGATGCGCCTGTCGAGCCAAAAGCATTGGATATTGACGAGGACTTCAGCTTTGATTTTGAAGATGACCTCAATTTAGCGGATTCTTTGCCAGAAACAGAAGTGCCAGAGTCATTGGAAGTGGTTGCTGATGATTTCAACCTTGACATGAATGTTGATGACGTGGATCTGGCTGCATTGGATCATGAAATGGAAAGCCTGGACGTCGACTTTGATGATGAGCCTGCCATAGCTGATTTTGCTGCCGCTGAAATAGCGAAAGACGAAGCAGCTCCGGGTGTTGATCTCGATGATGATGTATTCCCCCTGCACACTGATGCAGATTTTGGGCTTATGGCGGAAGATTTGGGTTCAACCAAGTTGGTGTTGACGGATGATCTTGATAAGGGCGATGACGTCAGGTTTGATGCTGGCTTACTGGATACTACTGAGTCTGAGCTGTCCACTGAAGTATCGGGCGCATCTATTGATCTTGATGATGCCGAATTCGAGCTTCCGGAAAGTTCATTGGATTTTGACTCCTTGAATGAAGAGCTGGCGGCGCTGGATGAGCAGTCTTTCACCTATGAACTTCACGCAGGCTCAGAGGAGGTGATTGATCTTGAGTTGCACGATGAAATTCCATCCGCGCTCAATAATCTTGATGACCTGCAGGCATTTGCTGAAACACTGGAAGAGCCGCAGTCATTGCAGTCTACGCCTGAGTTTGAGCAGCCTTTGGGTGAGGATCAAGATGAGGATTTGTTTGCCGAAGCCCTGTCTGATTTCAATACAGAATCGGATGAGTTAAATATCGATGCCTATTCCAGCGATGAATCCACGCTGGCTGATTTGTCTGATGAAGAAATGGATTCTGAGCTTGATTTTCTCGCTGATGCTGATGAGGCGGCAACCAAGCTGGATTTGGCGCGCGCTTATATCGATATGGGTGATACCGAAGGCGCAAAAGATATTCTGTCTGAGGTTGTCAATGAAGGTAGCGAAGAGCAGCGTAATGAAGCCAATGAGTTGCTCGGTCGCATAGTGTAA
- a CDS encoding phosphoribosylanthranilate isomerase, producing the protein MRIKICGITSVDDAVATVNAGADALGLVFYAASPRAVSIEHARSIALAVGPFVSVTGLFVDADPEFVRSVLTQVPLQLLQFHGDEAVDYCESFQRPYMKAIRMRPELDVNATIAAYASASGILLDAYRPGVPGGTGETFDWARVPQKTSTPLVLAGGLTPDNVAQAIAATRVYGVDVSGGVESAPGKKDHSKLTAFINNARRCTA; encoded by the coding sequence GTGCGTATTAAGATTTGCGGTATCACCAGCGTTGATGATGCTGTTGCAACCGTCAATGCGGGAGCGGATGCGCTTGGATTGGTTTTTTATGCGGCCAGTCCCCGTGCGGTCAGTATTGAACACGCGCGAAGCATTGCTTTGGCCGTAGGCCCCTTTGTCTCGGTGACTGGCTTGTTTGTGGATGCTGATCCAGAGTTTGTGCGTAGCGTATTGACTCAGGTGCCATTGCAGTTACTGCAATTTCACGGTGATGAAGCAGTGGATTATTGCGAATCATTCCAGCGCCCTTACATGAAGGCGATTCGTATGCGTCCCGAGCTGGATGTTAATGCCACTATCGCGGCTTATGCCAGCGCTTCGGGAATCCTGCTAGACGCTTACCGTCCCGGTGTGCCAGGGGGAACAGGCGAAACCTTTGATTGGGCGCGAGTCCCGCAGAAAACCTCCACACCCTTGGTGTTGGCAGGTGGTCTGACACCGGACAATGTTGCCCAAGCGATTGCTGCAACTCGTGTCTATGGGGTTGATGTGAGTGGTGGTGTAGAATCCGCTCCCGGGAAAAAAGATCACAGCAAACTAACGGCTTTTATTAATAACGCGCGACGCTGTACAGCTTGA